In Myxococcus guangdongensis, one genomic interval encodes:
- a CDS encoding NADP-dependent oxidoreductase, which yields MSPLSSRHIVLASHIPGRPEPEHFRLEPVEVGEPGEGELRVRTLFASVDPGTLARLGGVDSYAPALKPGEVIGSATVGEVLDSRDARYAAGDVVAGGWGWREHAVVSAKGLRKVERGAESLSAELGVLGIPGLTAYFGILELGRPKEGETVLVSSAAGAVGSIAGQVAKRQGARVVGIAGGAGKCRWVKEALGFDAVIDYRAETDWGAAIRRECPRGVDVYLDNVGGTMLDATLTCMALRGRVVVSGLVADYGVPPEQRAGLKNTPFLIIQRLRMEGFVVLDYSARFGEARTALRGWLQDGTLKHREHVADGLESAPALFAGLFRGENFGRAVVRVG from the coding sequence ATGAGCCCTCTGTCGAGCCGTCACATCGTCCTCGCGAGCCACATTCCCGGGCGTCCGGAGCCGGAGCACTTCCGGTTGGAGCCGGTGGAGGTGGGCGAGCCCGGGGAGGGGGAGCTGCGGGTGCGGACGCTGTTCGCGTCGGTGGACCCGGGGACGTTGGCGCGGCTGGGCGGCGTGGATTCGTATGCGCCGGCGTTGAAGCCCGGAGAGGTCATCGGGAGCGCGACGGTGGGCGAGGTGCTGGACTCGCGGGACGCGCGCTACGCCGCGGGGGACGTGGTGGCGGGAGGGTGGGGCTGGCGCGAGCACGCGGTGGTGAGCGCGAAGGGCCTGCGCAAGGTGGAGCGCGGCGCCGAGTCCCTGTCGGCGGAGCTGGGCGTGCTGGGCATCCCAGGGCTGACGGCGTACTTCGGCATCCTGGAGCTGGGGCGCCCCAAAGAGGGCGAGACGGTGCTGGTGTCCTCGGCGGCCGGTGCGGTGGGGTCCATCGCCGGGCAGGTTGCGAAGCGGCAGGGCGCGCGGGTGGTGGGCATCGCGGGTGGGGCCGGGAAATGCCGCTGGGTGAAGGAGGCGCTCGGCTTCGACGCGGTCATCGACTACCGCGCGGAGACGGATTGGGGCGCGGCGATTCGGCGCGAGTGTCCGCGCGGCGTGGATGTGTATCTGGACAACGTGGGCGGGACGATGCTGGACGCGACGCTCACGTGCATGGCGCTCCGGGGCCGCGTGGTGGTGTCGGGGTTGGTGGCGGACTACGGCGTGCCGCCCGAGCAGCGCGCGGGCTTGAAGAACACGCCGTTCCTCATCATCCAGCGGCTGCGCATGGAGGGCTTCGTGGTGCTCGACTACTCCGCGCGCTTCGGCGAGGCGCGGACGGCGCTGCGCGGGTGGCTCCAGGATGGGACGCTGAAGCACCGTGAGCACGTGGCGGACGGATTGGAGTCCGCGCCCGCGCTCTTCGCCGGGCTGTTCCGCGGCGAGAACTTCGGGCGCGCGGTGGTGCGGGTGGGGTGA
- a CDS encoding acyl-CoA dehydrogenase family protein: MTSLPTPPVHPLLATARELAPRLSERSAEIESARRLPTDLVTELNRAGVFRMMIPEAYGGLELHPALSFQVIEALSRADGATGWNAMIGSATALTAAWLPEAVGRAIFSRPDVITGGVAAPLGRAERVEGGHRVTGRWSWASGSQHCHWLIGGALVTEGGKPRMVREGVPETRLCFFSAEHVTLHDTWFAAGLCGTGSGDMEVKDLFVPDDHGFSFFAPPRVARPLYGFPFGLLGLGIPAVALGIARRAIDELTTLARQKTVVVERRLLASRPAVQEAVSEAEALVRSSRALALETIHALFDEASRGPASVRARAELRLAMTHATRSSARAVDLMYEAAGGPAVFHSSALQRCLRDVHTLTQHAMVARPTLELTGGILLGFDPPTPVL, from the coding sequence ATGACGAGTCTCCCCACGCCCCCCGTCCATCCCCTGCTCGCCACCGCCCGGGAGCTCGCGCCGCGCCTGTCCGAGCGCTCGGCCGAAATCGAGAGCGCGCGCCGTCTGCCCACGGACCTCGTCACGGAGCTCAACCGCGCGGGCGTCTTCCGGATGATGATTCCCGAGGCCTACGGCGGCCTGGAGCTGCACCCCGCGCTCTCGTTCCAGGTCATCGAGGCGCTCTCACGCGCCGACGGCGCCACGGGCTGGAACGCGATGATTGGCTCGGCCACCGCGCTGACGGCCGCGTGGCTCCCGGAGGCCGTGGGACGCGCCATCTTCTCGCGACCCGATGTCATCACCGGCGGCGTGGCCGCGCCCCTGGGCCGCGCCGAGCGCGTCGAGGGTGGCCACCGCGTCACCGGCCGTTGGAGCTGGGCGAGCGGCAGTCAGCACTGTCACTGGCTGATTGGCGGCGCGCTGGTGACGGAGGGTGGCAAGCCCCGCATGGTGCGCGAGGGCGTACCGGAGACGCGCCTGTGCTTCTTCTCCGCCGAGCACGTCACGCTGCACGACACGTGGTTCGCCGCGGGCCTGTGTGGCACGGGCAGCGGCGACATGGAGGTGAAGGACCTCTTCGTCCCGGACGACCACGGCTTCTCGTTCTTCGCGCCTCCGCGTGTCGCCCGTCCGCTCTACGGCTTCCCCTTCGGCCTGCTCGGCCTGGGCATCCCCGCGGTGGCGCTCGGCATCGCCCGGCGCGCCATCGACGAGCTGACCACGCTGGCCCGCCAGAAGACGGTGGTGGTGGAGCGCAGGCTGCTGGCCTCGCGCCCCGCGGTGCAGGAGGCCGTCTCCGAGGCCGAGGCCCTCGTGCGCTCCTCGCGCGCCCTCGCGCTGGAGACCATTCACGCCCTCTTCGACGAAGCCTCGCGTGGCCCCGCCTCGGTGCGCGCGAGGGCCGAGCTGCGCCTGGCCATGACGCACGCCACGCGAAGCTCCGCGCGGGCCGTGGACCTCATGTACGAGGCCGCGGGCGGCCCCGCCGTCTTCCACTCGAGCGCGCTCCAGCGCTGCCTGCGCGACGTGCACACCCTCACCCAGCACGCCATGGTGGCCCGGCCCACGCTGGAGCTCACCGGCGGAATCCTCCTGGGCTTCGACCCGCCCACGCCCGTGCTCTGA
- a CDS encoding arylsulfatase, producing MSLKEYTPGSAFPGTIGRTWEQSSPAWPRPLRAKDGAPNVLFIVLDDTGFGHLGCYGSPIHTPNLDRLAKGGLLYNSMHTTALCSPTRSCILTGRNHHSNGMATITEVSLGYPGYNGTIPFENGFLSEMLQEQGYNTYALGKWHLTPAEQTSAAGPYNRWPLGRGFERFYGFLGGDTHQYFPDLVHDNHPVLPPKTPEEGYHLTEDLVDRAVDFIADSKQVAPDKPFFMYFCTGAMHAPHHVPKEWADKYKGQFDDGWDAYRKKVYQRQLKLGVIPPGTKLSRHDPDVAEWETLSADERRLYSRMMEVYAGFLEHTDHHIGRLLKFLEEAGELDNTLIMVISDNGASAEGGPHGSVNELKFFNNTPESLEQNLEAIDELGGPKYFNHYSWGWAWAGDTPFRRWKREVYRGGTTDPFLVHWPKGIRARGEIRSQYCHAIDMVPTVLDCLGLTPPAALRGVTQSPIEGVSFRHTFDDARAESQHHTQYFEMFSNRAIYHDGWRAVCPFPGPSFVEAGEGFGESKLTEERLRQLDAEGWELYHVDEDCSETQDLASEERGKLIEMIALWYVEAGRYQVMPLASPDRAVFSEERPQITRDRKRYVYRPHTSPAPENVAVHVLNRPHSITARVDVEDDAEGVLLSHGGLTGGYTFFIQDRRLHYVYNFVGEREFHIESGVEIPVGPSELRFEFEPTGAPDLARGQGAPGRGRLFIDGELVAQSDILATMPLVISLGEGLTCGRDDNSAVSTMYHPPYAFRGGTLREVVVDVSGEHLRDEQAERKAAMARQ from the coding sequence ACCGGCTGGCGAAGGGTGGGCTGCTCTACAACAGCATGCACACCACCGCGCTGTGCTCCCCCACGCGCTCGTGCATCCTCACCGGCCGCAACCACCACTCCAATGGCATGGCCACCATCACCGAGGTCTCCCTCGGGTATCCCGGCTACAACGGCACCATCCCCTTCGAGAACGGGTTCCTCTCGGAGATGCTGCAGGAGCAGGGGTACAACACGTATGCCCTGGGCAAGTGGCACCTGACGCCCGCGGAGCAGACGAGCGCGGCGGGGCCCTACAACCGCTGGCCGCTGGGGCGTGGCTTCGAGCGCTTCTACGGCTTCCTCGGCGGCGACACGCACCAGTACTTCCCGGACCTGGTGCACGACAACCACCCAGTGCTCCCGCCGAAGACGCCCGAGGAGGGCTACCACCTCACCGAGGACCTGGTGGACCGCGCCGTGGACTTCATCGCGGACTCCAAGCAGGTGGCGCCGGACAAGCCCTTCTTCATGTACTTCTGCACGGGCGCGATGCACGCCCCGCATCACGTGCCCAAGGAGTGGGCGGACAAGTACAAGGGCCAGTTCGACGACGGCTGGGACGCGTACCGCAAGAAGGTCTACCAGCGCCAGTTGAAGCTGGGCGTGATTCCTCCGGGCACGAAGCTGTCCCGGCATGACCCGGACGTGGCGGAGTGGGAGACGCTGTCCGCCGACGAGCGGCGGCTCTACTCGCGGATGATGGAGGTGTACGCCGGCTTCCTGGAGCACACGGACCATCACATCGGCCGGTTGCTGAAGTTCCTGGAGGAGGCCGGTGAGCTGGACAACACGCTCATCATGGTCATCTCCGACAACGGCGCGAGCGCGGAGGGCGGGCCGCACGGCTCCGTCAACGAGCTGAAGTTCTTCAACAACACGCCCGAGTCGCTGGAGCAGAACCTGGAGGCCATCGACGAGCTGGGCGGGCCCAAGTACTTCAACCACTACTCGTGGGGCTGGGCGTGGGCGGGGGATACGCCGTTCCGCCGGTGGAAGCGGGAGGTGTACCGCGGCGGCACCACGGACCCGTTCCTGGTCCACTGGCCCAAGGGCATCCGCGCGCGGGGCGAAATCCGCTCGCAGTACTGCCACGCCATCGACATGGTGCCCACCGTCCTCGACTGCCTGGGGCTGACGCCTCCGGCCGCGCTGCGCGGCGTCACCCAGTCCCCCATCGAGGGTGTCAGCTTCCGTCACACCTTCGACGACGCCCGGGCGGAGAGCCAGCACCACACGCAGTACTTCGAGATGTTCAGCAACCGCGCCATCTACCACGACGGTTGGCGGGCGGTGTGTCCCTTCCCGGGCCCCTCCTTCGTCGAGGCGGGCGAGGGCTTCGGCGAGTCGAAGCTCACCGAGGAGCGGCTGCGCCAGCTCGACGCGGAGGGGTGGGAGCTGTACCACGTGGACGAGGACTGCTCGGAGACGCAGGACCTCGCGTCCGAGGAGCGGGGCAAGCTCATCGAGATGATTGCCCTCTGGTACGTGGAGGCGGGGCGCTACCAGGTCATGCCGCTCGCGTCGCCGGACCGGGCGGTCTTCTCCGAGGAGCGGCCGCAAATCACCCGGGACCGCAAGCGCTACGTGTACCGGCCGCACACGTCACCGGCGCCGGAGAACGTGGCGGTGCACGTGCTCAACCGGCCGCACTCCATCACCGCGCGGGTGGACGTGGAGGACGACGCGGAGGGCGTGCTGCTCAGCCACGGAGGTCTCACGGGCGGCTACACCTTCTTCATCCAGGACCGGCGGCTGCACTACGTCTACAACTTCGTGGGCGAGCGCGAGTTCCACATCGAGTCCGGCGTGGAGATACCCGTGGGGCCCTCGGAGCTGAGGTTCGAGTTCGAGCCCACGGGCGCGCCGGACCTCGCGCGAGGCCAGGGCGCGCCGGGACGCGGGCGGCTGTTCATCGACGGCGAGCTGGTGGCGCAGAGCGACATCTTGGCCACCATGCCGCTGGTCATCAGCCTGGGCGAGGGGCTGACGTGCGGACGGGATGACAACTCCGCGGTGAGCACGATGTACCACCCGCCCTACGCGTTCCGGGGCGGCACGCTGCGCGAGGTGGTGGTGGACGTTTCGGGTGAGCACCTGCGCGACGAGCAGGCCGAGCGCAAGGCGGCGATGGCTCGGCAGTAG
- a CDS encoding DUF6209 family protein produces MSSRIGRPTFVPTAQTGLTPERERAARATGDKSSQARGQVDQFESRTARPSASLLGGALPTAAAVALPSKASDIQPQLHAATGYSAHFGSGKRTATAHVEGQGQVNLPTGSGRGPSFHVEAGKPLTVTADPARFSSQYQKVELVWRMVPGGAENVVPMSDGTRDAQGRLNLQPGTFDVPSDATGLVRISFRTTDASGRTSNQWDPSSDASIASAKGATVSFTDDFQTQVDGTLRAGDSLRLAYDQDRLKSLTGGKTPTEVVACVSFNGEPPLEFPLDLQAQAGGKGGAFMPSVRVPFEATDVQVWFRGKADDNTTWDSANGQNFKFSVGVTRDDAEPGWKNELLRSKSFPNLTADKFVGIGPASQRYNCIAWTLGNRSEWVWPGTRVEDFDTLYAQQGYKPLDTLDLSHDPTLEKVVIYGRKPVTGNGPLEVTHGALMDEQGRFTSKIGTQPLIRHDSADDLTGPSYGAPVRVYVRPRPSPVSVS; encoded by the coding sequence ATGTCGAGCCGCATCGGCCGCCCCACCTTCGTTCCCACCGCGCAGACGGGCCTCACCCCGGAGCGCGAGCGAGCGGCCCGAGCCACTGGCGACAAGTCCTCCCAGGCTCGCGGCCAGGTCGACCAGTTCGAGTCGCGCACGGCCCGCCCCAGCGCGTCCCTCCTGGGCGGCGCGCTCCCGACAGCGGCGGCGGTGGCCCTGCCCTCCAAGGCCTCGGACATCCAGCCCCAGCTCCACGCGGCCACGGGGTACTCGGCGCACTTCGGCTCGGGCAAGCGCACCGCCACGGCGCACGTCGAGGGCCAGGGCCAGGTCAACCTGCCCACCGGCTCGGGGCGCGGTCCTTCGTTCCACGTGGAGGCGGGCAAGCCGCTGACGGTGACGGCGGACCCGGCGCGCTTCTCGTCGCAGTACCAGAAGGTGGAGCTGGTGTGGCGAATGGTCCCCGGCGGCGCGGAGAACGTCGTCCCCATGTCGGACGGCACGCGCGATGCGCAGGGCCGGCTGAACCTCCAGCCGGGCACCTTCGACGTCCCCTCGGACGCGACGGGCCTGGTGCGCATCTCCTTCCGCACCACGGACGCGTCGGGACGCACCAGCAACCAGTGGGACCCCAGCAGCGACGCCTCCATCGCCTCCGCCAAAGGCGCGACGGTGTCCTTCACCGACGACTTCCAGACGCAGGTGGACGGCACGCTGCGCGCGGGCGACTCGCTGCGGCTCGCGTATGACCAGGACCGGCTGAAGTCGCTTACGGGCGGCAAGACGCCCACCGAGGTCGTCGCCTGCGTCTCCTTCAACGGCGAGCCGCCGCTGGAGTTCCCGCTGGACCTGCAGGCACAGGCGGGCGGCAAGGGCGGCGCGTTCATGCCGTCGGTCCGCGTGCCCTTCGAGGCCACGGACGTGCAGGTCTGGTTCCGAGGCAAGGCGGACGACAACACGACGTGGGACTCCGCCAACGGGCAGAACTTCAAGTTCTCCGTGGGCGTCACGCGCGACGACGCGGAGCCGGGCTGGAAGAACGAACTCTTGCGCAGCAAGAGCTTCCCCAACCTCACCGCGGACAAGTTCGTGGGCATCGGCCCCGCGTCACAGCGTTACAACTGCATCGCATGGACGCTGGGCAACCGCAGCGAGTGGGTCTGGCCGGGCACACGCGTGGAGGACTTCGACACGCTGTACGCGCAGCAGGGCTACAAGCCGCTCGACACCTTGGACCTGAGCCACGACCCCACGCTGGAGAAGGTGGTCATCTACGGGCGCAAGCCGGTGACGGGCAACGGTCCGCTCGAGGTGACGCACGGCGCGCTGATGGACGAGCAGGGCCGCTTCACGAGCAAGATTGGCACCCAGCCGCTCATCCGTCACGACAGCGCTGACGACCTCACCGGGCCTTCGTATGGTGCGCCCGTGCGAGTCTACGTGCGTCCCCGTCCGTCCCCGGTGAGCGTGTCATGA
- a CDS encoding AHH domain-containing protein yields MKWVGMLPLLLLMAGCATHRVVHLDTGNGQRVVHESVDVDPVEVSEDAFKSALTALILDLRMDVAFREADEADQRGWVRSRTLLASSKGIVDSGHGGSPESLYGRICPEGDECLTLVGATGLTFSRRDRTLMALSFSLDTVWESVEAEVGKVLNPAALKAMLTSAALTVLLTMALPEPITKVIAVALTAAMVAYLGVLPVWEIGRGFVRLWDDAERATSVIELQDIGHRFGRVLGTNGTRVLVLVVMAALGGKNAMAAQGPKLPGFSQAVVRARAESGFQLGAAMSGGVTSMALPAAGVLHVALAPGAAAALAMYSDGRIPGDEVGPVHHICTNKNPISDVTGGPWTPQCLKIFEKAGMSLEDVANKVRLNGHEGPHPELYHRAVIRRLELSVSRCRTTEACRAGLTKELAKIANELLTQGSDLRSFIVKVEG; encoded by the coding sequence ATGAAGTGGGTTGGGATGCTCCCGCTGCTGCTGCTCATGGCCGGTTGTGCGACCCACCGTGTCGTCCATCTCGACACAGGGAACGGCCAGCGGGTCGTCCACGAGTCCGTGGACGTCGACCCGGTCGAGGTCTCCGAGGACGCGTTCAAGTCCGCCCTCACGGCGCTCATCCTCGACCTTCGGATGGACGTCGCCTTTCGCGAAGCTGACGAGGCCGACCAACGAGGTTGGGTGCGGTCCAGGACGCTGCTCGCGTCCTCGAAGGGCATTGTCGACTCAGGCCATGGAGGCTCACCCGAGTCGCTGTACGGGCGCATCTGCCCTGAGGGCGATGAGTGCCTGACCCTCGTTGGGGCAACGGGGCTGACCTTCTCCCGCAGGGACCGGACGTTGATGGCGCTGTCGTTCTCGCTCGATACCGTGTGGGAGAGCGTCGAGGCGGAGGTCGGCAAAGTGCTGAACCCAGCGGCGCTCAAGGCCATGCTGACATCGGCTGCGTTGACAGTGCTCCTCACGATGGCCCTTCCTGAGCCCATCACGAAGGTCATCGCGGTGGCGTTGACGGCGGCGATGGTGGCCTACCTGGGCGTGCTGCCGGTCTGGGAGATCGGCCGGGGCTTCGTGAGGTTGTGGGACGACGCGGAGAGGGCAACGAGCGTCATCGAGTTGCAGGACATTGGGCATCGGTTCGGGCGGGTGCTGGGGACGAACGGCACGCGCGTCTTGGTGCTCGTCGTCATGGCGGCGCTGGGCGGCAAGAACGCCATGGCAGCTCAAGGGCCGAAGCTCCCTGGCTTCTCGCAGGCCGTGGTTCGAGCGCGGGCTGAATCGGGGTTCCAGCTCGGAGCGGCGATGAGTGGCGGTGTGACGTCGATGGCGCTTCCCGCTGCCGGCGTGCTCCATGTCGCGCTGGCGCCTGGAGCAGCCGCTGCCCTGGCGATGTACTCGGATGGGCGGATTCCCGGTGACGAGGTCGGGCCTGTTCACCACATCTGCACCAACAAGAACCCGATTTCGGATGTAACAGGGGGCCCGTGGACGCCTCAGTGCCTGAAGATATTCGAGAAGGCAGGCATGTCACTTGAGGACGTGGCGAATAAAGTACGGCTCAATGGCCACGAGGGGCCTCACCCTGAGCTGTATCACCGCGCGGTAATCCGGCGCCTCGAGCTTTCGGTTTCGCGCTGCCGAACCACGGAGGCATGCCGGGCCGGTTTGACGAAGGAACTTGCGAAGATAGCCAACGAGCTTCTGACGCAGGGCTCCGACTTGCGGAGCTTCATTGTGAAGGTGGAGGGGTGA